In the genome of Malania oleifera isolate guangnan ecotype guangnan chromosome 5, ASM2987363v1, whole genome shotgun sequence, the window ATGGGTTTAGGGCAGCAAACGAAGTAAGTTGATCATGAGCTCAACTCAATGAGAGATAGTTTAagcttaattattatattaacaAACGATTTTCAAATCCAATGCAGTTTGTTCAATAAACAAACCAAGCTTGAACATGAATGAGCTCGGCTTATTTCAACTCATTAGCAGCTCGATTATAGGTGTGGTTTGAGCTTATTTAATATACttgaattatattattatttataaactAATTTAGTACGGTTGAATAGGGCTTGGCTCATTTCAACTCATTTCAACTCATTAGCGGCTCGATTATAGGTGTGGTTTGACCTTATTTAATATACttgaattataattatttataaacTAATTTAGTACGGTTGAATAGGGCTTGACACTCTAGCTTAAATTTAGGGACTATTTGTATGTAAAATTATTTAACTCAAACTTCACAACTTGAATTTAGTGATAAGACTAATAGACTAACTTCATCATAACGTCCGGGAGAAGGGTCTAGAATGGTGAGGGATAATAACAATATAGTTAGACGGAGTCATCACTAACCTGTTATTGACCTAGGTGCGGTTAATTCAcataattactacttgttgattggtttctAGATTAATCATAGACTAAGGAACCAGTAGTATCGGTCTGCTTTTACGAGAGTTGGAATTGGAAGTTCAGTCATGCGAGGGGAATGTAATAGAACCCCTTACACACTCGTTCTacgaacaatacctaattaactatcaattattcctaaattgaatctattgattttaattaacgcttttttaaaaaaaaaattaaaattttaaaataaaatataaaataaggttCGACTTGAAAATATCTAATAAGACCTCTAAAAGAGGGGaacttattagataaaccccctcagaactaataataatatagttcGACGGAGTTatcactaacctattatttacctaagtgggttagttcacctaattgcTACttattgattggtctctagactaatcatgggccaaggaactagtagtctcggTATGCTTcaaccagagttggggtcggaagttcagttatgcgaggggaaggtactagcaccccctacatgctCGTTCTataaacggtacctaattaaccatgatttatccctaaattgaatctaatagtTTTTAATTATTAACttccttaaaaaaataattaaattttaaaattttaaaataaaatataaaataagaagCGATTTAGGAATATCTAATAAGATCTCCAAAAGAGGGGctcttattagataaacctcctcagaactaatataggtgaggtctaaaATATCTCTTTACCTTTTCTTTAATTATtggaatacatacatacaaaaaataaaacacatatagttaataaatttatcaaatttgattagaaagagtctttaaaatatttctagatatttctaaaataaaattaattttaaaattaaataaatgaatagGCAGTTCGAAAAGCGTCCTTCTTAACTGCCAAAAGTAAAAAGATTATCAAAAGCATCCTAATTTTTGCAATCCCACTTGCCATAAATAATTCTCTATCCTTCCCACCACTGTCAAGTTTCAAATATCTCGAAGCACCAGAACTCCTTGAAAGTACATTAAAAGAGCTCCCACCAAAATCAACTGCAATAGGATGAAACTCAACACTCATTAGCATCGTTAGTTTGATGGTATTACGATTGGAGGAAACATAGAGACAACATACATTCTTGGTGACCTTTGAAGTCCAAGTTAGACCTTCTATCAAGTGGTTGTCAATGATGAACATTATATTCTGCTCAATGGTGTTGGACCACTAAATGTGTTCTAGCCAAGCGGGTTACCATGATCGCAAAAGGCTTTGGGTTGGTAAAATTCTCTTAAATGTAGATGTATAGATGTGAACCATCTTTGCGTTAAGGGCTTTACTGGAATCtctctgaataataataatatgcatagATGATCAATGTAAGATTGATGAGGCCTATGAGAACTAAGATCCACAAGAAGGCTATAACCATCTTTCCTTCCATTTCAATTAAATACTAAACCTACTCTTCTATAAAATGCAGATTTGCTTCCATAATCACTAGTACTAACTAGCTAGCTTGGTCTTAATTTAAGGCTtaattcatatacatatagagttCCTTAATTTCCTCTCCAATCtcaattaatttattataatagaTGAAAAGTCCATTGAGAGTGTATGTTACCATGCTTGTGAGTAAAATATATAGAGTAGAACTTACATAATATTTTTATTAGTAAAAAATAATGGTCTTGTTCAAATATAGCTAGTTAGGTCTAAAGGGAATTTCACTTTGCCTGTCACcatatcacataataaatttaGAATTCTTTCTAAATGACGTAAGTGCCTTAATAGTGATGGATGTGCATTCTAACctattaacctaatatcattagTCTTCTGCTTTTGCTCTCCTCAGACTTTTGCGTATGACACTTTTGAGTTCAACTGCCCCCAAAATTTCTCTCATCTTGCCTCCCTAAACGAAACAATAATGTTTTATAGGCATATCCATAAGCTTTTTCTTCAATTAACCCTCCCTCCATCCCATTTTGGGCTTTTTTTTCTCCATTCCATGCCTAGCTTtctcatcttcttattattctcaTAAATCATGCATATTTGTTAAAAAATTCATTATATACGTGAAGACTATATTATGCATCAACACAATTCTTCTACATGTTGAATATTAATAATAACTATCCACTAAATAAATAACATTCTAAGCTAAGTTCTTATCAAATACTTTATatccaaattttaaaatataaaataatggaTTTGTTCTTATGTTTAAAAAATGGAGTACAAATTCAAaaactttaattaatttttgttaCAAATGCCATTAAAATCATAGAGGAATTAAAGTATAAGTATTTATAACCCGTACACTTTCAACTTGTAAGATGAACTTGAATCAACAAAGcacaatatattttattttattttattttacttttatatttTAAAAGTAGAATATGAATGCACATTGCATGTCTTGTTAAAAGTTAATTGGTATACGTACATGCATGATGTgcatatttctatattttaaaaagaattccaattacttttataatttttaatgtaTGTAATTAAACGAATATATAATACGATAtacatatttctatattttttaataatttaaatttttatttttatattttaaaaataatttcattcaCTTTTGCAATTTTTTGTGTATGTAaacataatttttgtaaattttatttttatcctaattttcttcaaaaaattttACAAGCAAGTCAAATGCAAATTAACATATTAGATAATtacattaatatattattattattattattattattattattattgaaaagtAGAGAAAGGATTGTATTAGAACAAGAGGAATATACAGAGAGATTTGTGCAAAGAGAGATGCGGAGGGCTGCTGAGAGCCTGCTACCAGCAACTTTACCACAAAGCAGAGCTCATCAAGAAATCAATACTGATGGAAGCCCAAACGAGGAATAAACAGGAACAGGGTAATTTTTGCTGGAGCAGAGCTTTTTAAAAGCTTTGTTTCATTACCACAATTAAGTAGTGTGGAGATCTATTGATAAATTAATGCAGCCAATTAAGCATATTAATGGTAATAAAACTAAAACTTGATATCCATATATTATAAGCCAAAAGTAAGCATGAACTCATTACCCGAGAGCATGTCGGTTACATGCTCTCTTATTACATCCATCATATTTAGCGATACTTCCCATTAAAACCCTAACTAGTTGAAGGAGAAGGTTTTTCATAGTAAATCACAGTAGCTTTAAGCTGAAGAACTGCATCAAAAGTAGTGAGATTCCGGGTAACCGTTGAGACTTCCACTTTCCCACCCGCCATAAACAACTGCCCTGTCCCTCCCACCACACTCATTATACGGGTACTATTCAACGGAGAACTGCCCGAAAGTACAGTGAAGGAGCTCCCGTTATAAGGACCAGTGTTAAAAGAGATAGCAAGGGTCATTAAAAGCGACAACGGATTATTATTGCTGGCAGTAGAGGCGTAGTAGCCGCGCACGCTCCCGATGACGCTCGCAGTCTGACTGGGAGTTTCTGTAATGGGATCATCGACGACGACTAGGGTGCCGAACGACAGTGTGTTGTTGGATGTTTTCTTGAAGGAAGGGTGAGCTACCACAACTGCAGTGGGCTTTGTGCCGGTAAAAGTCTCTCGGACGTAGAAGCTGAACTGAACCATGTTTGGTTTAAGGGGTTCAAGTGGAACGACATCTGAATAATATGCACATCTGGTTGGCGTAGGGTTGATGGTAACCATCAAGACTAAGACCCACAAGCAGACTATGACCACTTGTCCTTCCATTTTGATTAAGCACCTAATCAACTCTTCTGCAAAATGCACCCTATTCACCAATACGGGCAAGCTTGTTCTTATTTGGACATtcgattaatatatatatatagaggctCAGTTAATTTACTAGAATTGAAGAAAAGCTCAAGGGAATGAAATCTTTCTTTAACTGCGCACAAGTTGCGGAaacaatttaaataaactttcttaTATTTTAGTAATGAGTATGTCACCATATATGCTGGTGACATAACAAATTCACGTTAAacactattttttttctttgttccaTTTGAAATAAGAGTATTTAATTCTCCACTCACATGGAacttttatggaaaaaaaaaaagaggaatgAGAAAAAGAATGGGCTTGTCAAAAAATAGCTAGCTAGGTCAAAGGGAACTTCACTCATCCTATCCCATATTTATGCCATATTTTAAGCAACCCAACTGCTTTACTGTGTTTGGGGGTAGCTTGGGTGTGTTAATTTTATCATCATATCAAGGGTCTAGGACTGCAAATGAAATGAGTTGCTGGTGAGCTCAATAAGAGATAAGAGATAGCTCAggcttaattattatattaacgaatgatttttaaattcaattttgcAGTACTTTGTTTAGTAAACAAACTAAACTTGAACATGAATAGGCTCAGCTCATTTCAACTCATGAGTGGCTCGATTATATGCTTAATTTGAGCTTATTTACAATAAttgaattataattatttataaacTAATTTAGCACGGTTGAATAAGGCCACTTGATACTCTATAGTGAGCTTAAAAGAAAGGACTGTTTGTGTGTAAAATTATTCATCTCAAACTTCACAACTTGAATTTAGTGATAAGACTAATGCTCAAGACTAATAAGCTAACTTCATCACAACGTTCTGAAGAAGGGTTCAGAATTGTAAGGGATCATAACAATATAGTTCGATGGAGTCACCGTCATTAACCTGTTATTTACTTAGGTACGGTTAGTTTAcataattactacttgttgattgatcTCTAGACTAAGTCTAGGCCAATGAACCAGTAGTCTCAGTCTGCTTTTACCTGAGTTGGGATCGaaagttcagttatgcgaggggaaggtactagcaccccctatacACTCGTTTTACGAACGATACCTAGTTAACTATGAGTTATTCCTGAATTAAATATAATGACCTTTAATGAACTCTTTTAAAAcactaaataaatattaaattttaaaataaaatataagataaggtgtgatttagaaatatctaataagacctctaaaagaagggatcttattagataaaccccctcAAAACCAATAATAATATAGTTCGACGGAGTTAGCACTAACATGTTATTCACCTAGAtgggttagttcacctaattactacttgttgattagTCTCTAGACTAATCCTAGGCCAAGAAACTGATAGTCTCGGTTTGCTTTTGCCAGAATTGGGATCAAATGTTCACTACAAAAatactggtttttagtgacgaaagtattagtgatggttttaaaaccgtcactaaatgttggcattagtgacagtttttatgAACACTAAAAGTTGGTATGAGTGACATTTTttatgaaccgtcactaatagtcaaagcattagtgacggtttagcaGTTGTCagtaatacttttgtcactaaaaatagcGTGGTAAATAATTTTCACGcgaaattttttttgggaaaaatattagcgacaattctagggttttagtgacggattaaattctgatgggtggagaggaacactcagtcactgttTGTGACTGAAACTCGGTGAGGATAAATTGCACACAATTATATTTCAATCTaaaaaataatacagaggaactcaaaaacaaaatctctcgctcactcactagttttacactctcaacacaccacatgatcacaacacatacacacacctatttatagtaGATACAAAACCAAAATAATCAAAAAATGTGGGAGCA includes:
- the LOC131155119 gene encoding dirigent protein 15-like, yielding MEGQVVIVCLWVLVLMVTINPTPTRCAYYSDVVPLEPLKPNMVQFSFYVRETFTGTKPTAVVVAHPSFKKTSNNTLSFGTLVVVDDPITETPSQTASVIGSVRGYYASTASNNNPLSLLMTLAISFNTGPYNGSSFTVLSGSSPLNSTRIMSVVGGTGQLFMAGGKVEVSTVTRNLTTFDAVLQLKATVIYYEKPSPSTIDFGGSSFNVLSRSSGASRYLKLDSGGKDRELFMASGIAKIRMLLIIFLLLAVKKDAFRTAYSFI